Genomic DNA from Pseudanabaena sp. ABRG5-3:
GGCTCGATCGCATAGTTATTGAGCAAGCCTTCACTATCGACGGTGTGACCGTGGGACTTGTTGATTTCATCAGGTACAGTTGGATACTCAGTTGATATAGTCATTTACGCTCTCCTAAAGGTTTCTGTAACTACCTTGTCAGAGTAATGATTGACTTAGTAAGTGAGATCAGTAACTTGATTGATCTTGTTGCAAAGTTTAATAACTGATGTTACGTGGAACCCTCATCCCCCAACCCCTTCTCCCGCAGGAGAAGGGGAGCAAAACCCATATTATTTTCTTGTTCCCCTCTCTTGCGGGAGAGGGGCTAGGGGTGAGGGCTTGACAGATGTCCATGTAACATTAGTTAATAAATAGAATGATTACCCTTTGGGTAATCATTCTATTTATTCCCATTCGCGCTTTTCGAGTTCTTGTTGGGGTAACAATAAAGTTGCTTCTATTTCTTCGCGAATACTGGTAGTAACTTCGCAATTGCTATTGAGACAATCAAGTAGTAGTTGATTAGCATCGTAATAATGTTGCAAAGCCTGTTCTTGAGGAATACTAAATTCCCATTTGTTACCGATGTTGCGATGGGTCGCGATCGCCTCCTGTAGCTTTTTTACCCAAGTTGCATAATTGTTGTGACACCAGTCTTCAAAGCTTGCCTTGGTGTGATTATTATTGGGGAGTTGATCGCTCAGTTGCTGTAGCGATTTATGAAAGCCAATATCAACGACAATCCCTAAAATATTGCTCAGAGCATCACCGCAGGCATGGACATAGGCAAAGTCTTTGCTTTTTTTGAGGACAGATTCGCGTAATAGATCATCAAGAGCCGCATCTAAAAACTCACCCTGATCTAAAGTGCAGGCTAGCGCAAGGTCGGGGGCAAGTTTAGGCACACGGGTTAGCGCTAGATAAAAGGCTCGCCCCGTCGCAGATTTGGTTTCTAAGGGATTAGATTGAGATTTTTTGCTAGCCCAAGCTAAAAAATCTTGCAGATGCGGGTCTTCAGAAACAAGAGCATCAATTTGTTGCTTCATTAACTCCACTAAACCATCGGCACTGCGGAGCATACTCGCTGTTAGCAAAAAGATTTCTCGCCATTGGGGATCGGTAATATGGTCTACTAGTCCCTGTAGAGACTGTCCTAGGGATTGGAGATTGTGATTGGCGACGATCTTACGAGCTGTGAAATATTCCTGTAATGCGAGATACGAGAATGAGAAGATCCCTCGCGCCCTCTCTGCTAATAGTCCATGCTGGGACTCGATCGCTCTCAATACACCTTCACTTGCCTGTTGGATTTCCTCTGGATCAGTGCTTGCCTCGGGAAGACTTTCTAGATAGTCGCCGATATATTGCTCAACTGCACCTTGCTCAAAGAAATACTGACCTTGCTCAAAGGTGGCGGAGGCAATTTGACTCAATAACTTGAGTTTTTGTGGCAACAAAAATCCACGATAGATTTGATCTCGTTCAATTCCCTCTGCTTCATCCCATTTACCGAGGAGCAAATCCATACCTTGTTTATAAAATTCGGCTTGCTTAATGGGAAATTTGCCTTGACGATGAAATATGGAACAGGCAAGATGCAGAAATAGTGGTGTGGTAATCATGCGTCGAAATCGCCAATTTTCAGGCAATTCCAACTTATCCATAAATTGGAGTGAAGTGGCGACTCCATCATTAGGCTCTTTGCTAAAAGCAACAAACCATTTTTGTGAAAAATCAGTGATTTGCTTTTGGGTAAAGGGGGCAATTTCTACGTCCGTAAAGCCTTGCAGAGCTAGCTTTTGGGAAGCAGTGCGACAGGTAGCAACAAATTGATTCTTGTGATACTTCTCAGAAAATCGCCGAATTTCATTGAGGATCATACTCTCTTCTTCATGGGAAACTTCATCCATTCCATCGATCAAAAGTAGAACTCTTCCCGCTTGCAGCAGTTTTTTGATCACGGATAGTTGTGAAATGTCTGAAGTGAGAAATTCCTGATGGATAAATTCTAAGAAATCAATTTGATGTTGTTCTCTACGGCTTTCCGCAAAATCTCGAAGTTTAATAAAGATAGGAATTTGACTTTCAACAAACTGCTCGCGATTACATTCAATGGCAAGATGCTTGAGAAATGTCGATTTGCCAGAACCCGGTTTTCCCAAGACTCTGAGCTTGTTATACTTAGCGACAGCCTGCATTCCCGGAATTTGACTTTCGACAATTTTGCCCAGTCCATAGCGATCTATATCTTCGGGAGCAAGACTATTGATCGCCGAGATTTCGAGCCATTGCTGACTGGCAATCTGTTCTAAGATGTTGACATCAATGTAAATCTGTTCAATTTTAATGGGGCGATTAACATCTAATAACTGCAAGATGCCACATTGGTGATTGATTTTATCGCGCCGTTGCGATCGCACTATTTGGACAAGAGCATCTATTCCGAGTTCGGTGAAATCAGTACTTCCATCAATATTAAGAGCAATGTATTCGAGGGGAGGATCAAGGGCAATCTCTCGCCAATCCAAATCTAACCTTGTACAAAGTTCAAAGAATGTATAACGCTCGATCGCCTGTCCAGCAAAAAAACGCCAAATCGGTTGTCTGGTCTTGATTCCGACTTCATTAGCTAAATATTCCTGTGTCCAACCTTTAAGAGCAAATTGTTGCTTAGCCTTTTTTACCCCAACTGGTGATGCTCGTAGTGATCGCTTTGCCATAGGGAAAATAACTCAATGTATATTTATGCATATTTTAGTTAATCAAGCAAAGACGAAAATATGAAGATTTCGTGTTTATATTTGTAACTAAATTAATCAAAATGTTATAGCGAGATCATAAATAAATCTTTTATCATAATAATTTATTTATTCTTTATTGCAAAAAAATGATAAAAAATAGAGCGAAGTATTGACTTATCTCTAATATATTTGCGGAAATTTAGCCTGCTCTCAAATTATTTGAGATTTCCATATTCTGTTACCGTTGGATATGGAAATCTCCCATCACTGTAGCTATTCAGGCGATCGCTATTATGGACAGCTACTTATTAGATCTTGAGATGAGCTAATCGGTTGTCTTGGATTTTACTTTTGACAGCCTCAAACTCAATGGCTAAGCGTTTTTCCTGTTCAGTACTGAGTGTGGTCTGAATTCTAAAAAACATCTTATTTTCCTCTTCATTCACATGCTCACGAACATTAGTCATCAAACTTCCCATCGCAGTTTTAAATTCATCAATATGCTGAGGATTTAACTCCTTAACATAGTTGAGCAATTCTTTCATCTTGGCTTGTTCATCATAGAGCTGTTGCATCTCATCGTGATATGGTCGTGCCACAGGATGTAAAACCTCCTCTACTGCCATAGTATGTGCCATCAAATCTTTGTACAATTGACCAAAATATTCCTCTAGTTTTTGAGGATTATTACTGTTTTGAATTTGATTGAAAAGAGCATTTACCTTTGCATGGTCAATACGAATCAAATCGCGAATGCTCATCTCATCATCAGATCGGATACTTCCCGCCATACCACTTACTACAGCGATCGCATCTTGTACCATTGCCCATAGACTTTGATCTGCGGCTTGTCCAGTCAGTTCCACAGTACTCAATATCTCCATGATCCCCTTAAGTTGCTCTTGGTGAGTGCGATTATCAAAGTTGACTGTATTTAAAGGCGCAATGGCGATCGCAACATCTGCTCCAACTATTTGTGCTGCCTTATGAATCAAAACTCCTGCAATCGCTTGACTATGTTTGATGAGTTCATACTCAGCAACCTTCTCAAATAAACTGATCGCGGAACTCGCCATGATTTTTCTAGCATGTTCGATCATCTTGACTACTGAGAACC
This window encodes:
- a CDS encoding NACHT domain-containing protein codes for the protein MAKRSLRASPVGVKKAKQQFALKGWTQEYLANEVGIKTRQPIWRFFAGQAIERYTFFELCTRLDLDWREIALDPPLEYIALNIDGSTDFTELGIDALVQIVRSQRRDKINHQCGILQLLDVNRPIKIEQIYIDVNILEQIASQQWLEISAINSLAPEDIDRYGLGKIVESQIPGMQAVAKYNKLRVLGKPGSGKSTFLKHLAIECNREQFVESQIPIFIKLRDFAESRREQHQIDFLEFIHQEFLTSDISQLSVIKKLLQAGRVLLLIDGMDEVSHEEESMILNEIRRFSEKYHKNQFVATCRTASQKLALQGFTDVEIAPFTQKQITDFSQKWFVAFSKEPNDGVATSLQFMDKLELPENWRFRRMITTPLFLHLACSIFHRQGKFPIKQAEFYKQGMDLLLGKWDEAEGIERDQIYRGFLLPQKLKLLSQIASATFEQGQYFFEQGAVEQYIGDYLESLPEASTDPEEIQQASEGVLRAIESQHGLLAERARGIFSFSYLALQEYFTARKIVANHNLQSLGQSLQGLVDHITDPQWREIFLLTASMLRSADGLVELMKQQIDALVSEDPHLQDFLAWASKKSQSNPLETKSATGRAFYLALTRVPKLAPDLALACTLDQGEFLDAALDDLLRESVLKKSKDFAYVHACGDALSNILGIVVDIGFHKSLQQLSDQLPNNNHTKASFEDWCHNNYATWVKKLQEAIATHRNIGNKWEFSIPQEQALQHYYDANQLLLDCLNSNCEVTTSIREEIEATLLLPQQELEKREWE
- a CDS encoding hemerythrin domain-containing protein, producing MSVKLEDVKRTAIAVKLADMRAIQYLLIDNDKALITACPDRDISNRLEVLLRDDQKNLGTIDTVIIQYGIKAEPRFSVVKMIEHARKIMASSAISLFEKVAEYELIKHSQAIAGVLIHKAAQIVGADVAIAIAPLNTVNFDNRTHQEQLKGIMEILSTVELTGQAADQSLWAMVQDAIAVVSGMAGSIRSDDEMSIRDLIRIDHAKVNALFNQIQNSNNPQKLEEYFGQLYKDLMAHTMAVEEVLHPVARPYHDEMQQLYDEQAKMKELLNYVKELNPQHIDEFKTAMGSLMTNVREHVNEEENKMFFRIQTTLSTEQEKRLAIEFEAVKSKIQDNRLAHLKI